The following are encoded together in the Archocentrus centrarchus isolate MPI-CPG fArcCen1 chromosome 23, fArcCen1, whole genome shotgun sequence genome:
- the LOC115773534 gene encoding NXPE family member 3-like, translating to MKFQVFKRPSLPKWSWLLLFFIVATLMIYIMNILEFQNKVKTIIVFSRPVTPSTDTHHDFCRLKPLPPEEAHEEALLLKFIAWPETPPVPSPLSLNTTSDPAHSTFTILPQRGGGQWHVGDKLEVLIKMNDFRGHPKKSGGDVLFVRLHSPTLDAGVAGKVVDHLNGSYSAVFFLPWEGSAEVEVTLVHPGEAVTELRRLNREDPDRILFKSVFQSGSVTETTTCNVCLRPTQQPVCNYTDLRTGEPWFCYKPENLSCDARMNNFNGGNQPIITTTRKLFQSGVNLKVSIPASGPASVTIFPKQEGQSDANSSSVDSGPSGYYYRGVWQALGGATVHQFNTSSAITQCLKGKMVHMYGDSTMRQWFEYLNATMPDLKEFDLHSKKQAGPFMALDYANNIMVMYRCHGPPFRSTVVPAIELHYVANELDKIAGGSSTVVVLAVWAHFGTFPIEFYIRRLLTIRRAVVRLLDRAPTTLVVIRNGNPKSLTSFIHSSTNSDWYSLQQVKVLRAMFKGLNVHLVDAWEMVLAHHLPQELHPQPPILKNMINVFLSYICPEKGN from the exons ATGAAGTTCCAAGTTTTTAAAAGGCCTAGCCTTCCAAAGTGGAGTTGGCTGTTACTATTCTTCATCGTCGCTACCCTGATGATATACATCATGAACATCCTGGAG TTTCAGAATAAAGTGAAGACCATCATCGTATTCTCGAGGCCCGTCACTCCATCGACTGACACGCATCACGACTTCTGCAGGTTAAAACCACTGCCCCCCGAGGAGGCTCATGAAGAAGCTCTCCTGCTAAAGTTCATCGCTTGGCCTGAAACTCCACCTGTACCATCTCCTCTTTCCCTGAACACGACCAGTGATCCAGCCCACAGCACCTTCACCATTCTCCCACAGAGGGGAGGGGGCCAGTGGCATGTAGGGGATAAACTGGAGGTTTTGATTAAAATGAACGACTTTCGAGGCCATCCAAAGAAGTCCGGAGGAGACGTTTTATTTGTCCGGCTTCACAGCCCGACTCTTGATGCAGGAGTAGCAGGGAAAGTGGTGGATCATCTCAATGGCTCCTACTCTGCTGTATTCTTTTTACCGTGGGAAGGAAGCGCAGAGGTCGAG gtgacactggttcatcccGGTGAAGCAGTCACGGAGCTGCGCAGGTTGAACAGAGAAGATCCCGACAGGATTTTGTTCAAGAGTGTGTTCCAGTCAGGTTCAGTCACTGAAACCACCACCTGTAACGTATGTTTGCGTCCGACCCAGCAGCCTGTGTGCAACTACACTGACCTCCGTACAGGTGAGCCCTGGTTCTGCTACAAGCCAGAAAATCTGAGTTGTGATGCCAGAATGAACAACTTCAACGGAGGAAATCAACCAATCATCACAACCACAAGGAAGCTTTTTCAGAG CGGTGTCAACCTGAAAGTCTCCATTCCAGCTTCAGGACCTGCCAGTGTCACCATTTTTCCAAAACAGGAAG GTCAGTCAGATGCAAATAGCAGCAGTGTGGACTCTGGACCCTCTGGCTATTATTACCGGGGTGTGTGGCAAGCACTAGGTGGCGCCACAGTTCATCAGTTCAACACTTCCTCAGCCATCACGCAGTGTCTGAAAGGCAAGATGGTTCATATGTATGGAGACTCCACCATGAGGCAGTGGTTTGAGTACCTTAATGCAACAATGCCAG ATTTAAAGGAGTTTGACTTGCACAGTAAGAAACAAGCAGGACCTTTCATGGCCCTGGACTACGCAAACAACATCATGGTGATGTACCGCTGCCACGGTCCTCCTTTCCGGTCCACTGTAGTCCCAGCCATCGAGCTGCATTATGTCGCCAACGAGTTAGACAAAATTGCTGGAGGCAGCAGCACCGTTGTAGTTCTTGCCGTCTGGGCACACTTTGGCACTTTCCCCATTGAGTTCTACATCCGGCGGCTGTTGACCATCCGCAGGGCGGTGGTGCGGCTGCTGGACAGGGCTCCAACCACACTAGTTGTTATTCGGAATGGAAACCCCAAATCTTTAACAAGCTTCATTCACTCATCTACCAACAGTGACTGGTACTCGCTGCAGCAGGTCAAGGTGCTCAGGGCCATGTTCAAAGGGCTGAATGTCCATCTGGTGGATGCCTGGGAGATGGTTTTGGCCCACCACCTGCCCCAAGAACTCCACCCACAACCTCCCATTCTTAAGAACATGATTAATGTTTTCTTGTCATACATATGCCCTGAAAAAGGTAACtag